From a single Labrenzia sp. PHM005 genomic region:
- the soxC gene encoding sulfite dehydrogenase, with amino-acid sequence MSDTKVSKSPDLSRRSLLKAGLAAGAVAGSAGAARAGGDPLITEIQDWNRYLGDGVDAAPYGLPSEFEADVVRRNVPWLTADAVASINFTPLHELDGIITPNGLCFERHHGGVAQIRPQDHRLMINGLVDTPLVFTMEDLKRFPRENHVYFLECAANGGMEWRGAQLNGCQFTHGMVHNVMYTGVKLKTLLEEAGVKTNGKWVLPEGADASHMTRSIPMEKALDDCLVAWKMNGEALRPEQGYPLRLVVPGWEGNMWVKWLRRLEVGDQPWHHREETSKYTDLLETGKARRFTWVMDPKSVITSPSPQMPIAHGKGPMVISGLAWSGNGRITRVDVSLDGGRNWKTARIDGPSLSKSLHRFYLDIEWDGSDMLLQSRAMDEHGFYQPTKNELRISRGENSIYHNNGIQTWHVKADGSVENVEVA; translated from the coding sequence ATGAGTGATACCAAGGTTTCCAAATCACCCGATCTTTCCCGCCGGTCCCTGCTCAAGGCAGGTCTTGCGGCAGGTGCTGTTGCCGGATCAGCAGGCGCCGCCCGCGCAGGCGGCGATCCGCTGATCACCGAAATTCAAGACTGGAACCGCTACCTGGGCGATGGCGTTGATGCTGCGCCCTATGGCCTGCCATCAGAGTTCGAGGCCGACGTTGTCCGGCGCAACGTTCCCTGGCTGACTGCCGATGCGGTTGCCTCGATCAACTTCACGCCTCTGCACGAGCTCGACGGCATCATCACACCGAATGGTCTGTGTTTTGAACGTCATCATGGCGGTGTGGCTCAAATCCGGCCACAGGATCACCGGTTGATGATCAACGGCCTGGTCGACACGCCGCTCGTCTTCACCATGGAAGACCTGAAACGCTTCCCGCGCGAGAACCATGTCTATTTCCTGGAGTGCGCAGCCAACGGCGGCATGGAGTGGCGGGGCGCCCAATTGAACGGCTGCCAATTCACCCACGGCATGGTGCACAACGTCATGTACACCGGTGTGAAACTCAAGACGCTTCTCGAAGAAGCCGGTGTCAAAACCAATGGCAAGTGGGTCTTGCCGGAAGGAGCTGATGCCTCCCATATGACCCGCTCCATCCCGATGGAAAAGGCACTGGATGACTGTCTTGTAGCCTGGAAAATGAACGGTGAGGCCTTGCGCCCCGAGCAAGGGTATCCGCTGCGTCTTGTCGTTCCCGGCTGGGAAGGCAACATGTGGGTCAAATGGCTCCGCCGTTTAGAAGTCGGCGACCAGCCTTGGCACCACCGCGAAGAGACGTCCAAATACACAGACCTTCTGGAAACCGGCAAGGCCCGCCGCTTTACCTGGGTCATGGATCCGAAATCAGTCATCACCAGCCCGAGCCCGCAAATGCCGATCGCACATGGCAAGGGCCCGATGGTGATCTCAGGTCTTGCCTGGTCCGGCAATGGGCGCATCACCCGTGTTGATGTTTCGCTGGACGGTGGCCGCAATTGGAAAACAGCGCGCATTGACGGACCAAGCCTGTCGAAGTCGCTGCACCGCTTTTATCTCGACATTGAATGGGACGGCTCGGACATGCTGCTGCAATCGCGTGCCATGGACGAACACGGCTTTTATCAGCCCACCAAAAACGAACTGCGGATCTCCCGTGGTGAAAACTCGATCTACCACAACAACGGCATCCAGACCTGGCATGTCAAAGCAGACGGGAGCGTTGAAAATGTCGAAGTTGCTTAA
- the soxB gene encoding thiosulfohydrolase SoxB — protein MFSRREFLMAATATSALIGSGMAGSWSKLMAQQSLSEDQLLAMEPTGSLTLIHITDIHAQLKPIYFREPSINLGIGDVTGKPPHVTGADFLKLYNIEAGSPDAYALTSEDFAALAKSYGKMGGMDRIATVIKRIRAERGADNVLLLDGGDTWQGSYTSNMTLGQDMITVMNSFEPDAMTGHWEFTYGTDRVQEIIDELPFSFLGSNIYDNEWDEPAFEAWKMFERGGSKIAVIGQAFPYTPIANPRWMIPGWSFGIREDDIAKHVEEARSEGAEVVVLLSHNGFDVDRKLASRVSGIDVILTGHTHDALPEPVIVDGTLVIASGSNGKFVSRVDLDVKDGKVAGYGYRLIPIFSDVITPDADMAALIDEVRAPYEADLSRVLGKTESLLYRRGNFNGTFDDLICQALLEERDAQIALSPGFRWGTSVLPGQDITLEDLHNACAMTYPAAYRSTMSGQMVKDILEDVGDNLFNKDPYYQQGGDMVRVGGMGYTIDPNKEIGERISEMTLLATGEAIDPAKDYVVAGWASVNEDTEGPAIWDVVETHISKNPVVKLPDNQSVKLAG, from the coding sequence ATGTTTTCAAGACGCGAGTTCTTGATGGCGGCGACAGCCACCAGTGCCTTGATCGGCTCTGGCATGGCCGGGTCCTGGTCAAAGCTGATGGCGCAACAGTCTTTGAGCGAAGACCAGCTGCTGGCGATGGAACCAACCGGGTCTCTGACCTTGATCCACATCACAGACATTCACGCCCAGCTGAAACCAATTTATTTCCGCGAGCCCTCCATCAACCTCGGCATTGGCGACGTCACAGGCAAACCTCCCCATGTGACCGGCGCCGACTTTCTAAAGCTTTACAACATCGAAGCTGGTTCTCCGGACGCCTATGCGCTGACCTCAGAAGACTTTGCAGCGTTGGCCAAGTCCTACGGCAAGATGGGCGGCATGGACCGGATCGCCACCGTTATCAAGCGTATCCGGGCTGAACGCGGAGCGGACAATGTGCTGCTGCTCGACGGCGGCGACACCTGGCAAGGCAGCTACACCTCCAACATGACCCTTGGCCAGGACATGATCACTGTCATGAATTCTTTCGAGCCGGACGCGATGACCGGCCATTGGGAGTTCACTTACGGCACCGACCGTGTCCAGGAAATCATTGACGAACTCCCCTTCTCCTTCCTTGGCTCCAACATCTACGACAATGAGTGGGATGAACCCGCTTTTGAAGCCTGGAAAATGTTTGAACGCGGCGGCTCCAAGATCGCGGTTATCGGCCAGGCTTTCCCTTACACTCCCATCGCCAATCCACGCTGGATGATCCCGGGCTGGTCATTTGGTATCCGTGAAGACGACATCGCAAAACATGTCGAAGAAGCCCGCAGCGAAGGTGCCGAAGTCGTTGTCCTCCTCTCTCACAACGGCTTTGACGTCGATCGTAAACTGGCCTCCAGGGTCAGCGGCATTGACGTGATCCTGACGGGTCATACGCACGATGCCTTGCCGGAGCCGGTCATTGTTGACGGCACGCTGGTGATCGCCTCAGGCTCAAATGGCAAGTTCGTCTCCCGGGTCGACCTTGATGTGAAAGACGGCAAGGTGGCCGGATATGGTTACCGGCTGATCCCGATCTTCTCCGATGTAATCACCCCGGACGCCGATATGGCGGCCCTGATTGACGAAGTCCGCGCCCCCTATGAAGCCGATCTTTCCCGGGTTCTGGGCAAAACGGAAAGCCTCCTCTACCGGCGTGGCAACTTCAACGGCACCTTCGACGATCTGATCTGTCAGGCTCTGTTGGAAGAGCGCGACGCTCAAATCGCTCTCTCACCCGGCTTCCGGTGGGGGACCAGCGTGCTTCCTGGCCAGGACATCACACTGGAAGACCTCCACAACGCCTGCGCCATGACCTATCCGGCCGCTTATCGCTCCACCATGAGCGGCCAGATGGTGAAGGACATCCTGGAGGACGTCGGCGATAACCTCTTCAACAAAGACCCCTATTACCAGCAAGGCGGCGACATGGTTCGTGTCGGCGGCATGGGCTACACCATCGATCCCAATAAGGAGATCGGCGAGCGCATCTCCGAAATGACCTTGCTGGCCACCGGCGAGGCCATTGATCCGGCCAAGGATTACGTTGTTGCCGGTTGGGCATCCGTGAACGAAGACACCGAAGGTCCCGCCATCTGGGACGTCGTTGAAACCCACATCTCCAAGAACCCAGTCGTCAAGTTGCCGGACAACCAGTCCGTCAAACTTGCCGGCTGA
- the soxA gene encoding sulfur oxidation c-type cytochrome SoxA gives MTNYTGRTTAVALATGLVLSLAAVPSIADENAELSIEGEKIVTKVAAPEGHPLDEILSGWRFRSDETQALQTDDFDNPAFTSVDYGAELWEEEAGTSGKSCASCHGDASESMKGLRASMPKWHDGEETLMTLEDHINWSRKEHQGADPWKWESAEMLAMTAFIGLQSRGMPVNVKVDGPAEEWFNKGKELYYTRVGQLDMSCSNCHEDNYGNMIRADHLSQGQINGFPTYRLKWQGLGSMHRRFKGCMKNIRATPFKPGGDEFTSLELYLAWRGSGLSVETPAVRQ, from the coding sequence ATGACGAATTACACCGGACGGACGACCGCAGTTGCCCTTGCAACTGGTTTGGTCTTGTCACTTGCAGCCGTTCCATCAATCGCAGATGAAAACGCTGAATTGAGTATTGAAGGCGAAAAGATCGTAACCAAAGTCGCGGCACCGGAGGGCCATCCGCTGGATGAAATCCTGTCGGGCTGGCGCTTTCGGTCTGATGAAACCCAAGCTTTGCAAACGGATGACTTTGACAATCCGGCATTCACCTCTGTCGACTATGGCGCCGAACTTTGGGAAGAAGAAGCAGGGACTTCCGGCAAGTCTTGCGCGTCTTGCCATGGCGATGCCTCGGAAAGCATGAAAGGCCTGCGCGCCTCCATGCCAAAGTGGCATGACGGTGAAGAAACTCTGATGACGCTCGAAGACCACATCAACTGGTCCAGAAAAGAACATCAGGGCGCCGATCCATGGAAATGGGAAAGCGCTGAAATGCTGGCGATGACCGCCTTTATCGGCCTGCAGTCCCGCGGCATGCCGGTCAACGTAAAAGTCGACGGGCCAGCTGAAGAGTGGTTCAACAAGGGCAAGGAGCTTTATTACACCCGCGTTGGACAGCTCGACATGTCCTGTTCGAATTGCCACGAAGACAACTACGGCAACATGATCCGGGCCGACCATTTGAGCCAGGGCCAGATCAACGGCTTTCCGACATACCGTCTGAAGTGGCAGGGACTTGGTTCGATGCACCGCCGGTTCAAGGGCTGCATGAAAAACATCCGGGCCACTCCGTTCAAACCGGGCGGGGATGAATTCACCTCACTAGAATTGTATCTGGCCTGGCGCGGGTCCGGCTTATCGGTCGAAACACCAGCTGTCCGCCAGTAA
- the soxZ gene encoding thiosulfate oxidation carrier complex protein SoxZ, which produces MASPKPRVKVPKKADKGEVITIKTLISHPMESGQRKDKKTGELIPRKIINKFTCEFEGQVVFSCDLDPAVSANPYLQFSAKVDNSGTFKFTWVDDDGSVYETEKKIKVE; this is translated from the coding sequence ATGGCATCCCCAAAACCCCGCGTAAAAGTGCCCAAGAAGGCCGACAAGGGTGAAGTCATCACCATCAAGACGCTGATCAGCCACCCGATGGAATCGGGCCAGCGCAAGGATAAAAAAACCGGCGAGCTGATCCCGCGCAAAATCATCAACAAGTTCACCTGTGAGTTCGAAGGTCAGGTGGTCTTTTCTTGTGACCTCGACCCCGCAGTGTCGGCCAACCCGTATCTGCAGTTCAGCGCCAAGGTCGACAACAGCGGAACTTTCAAGTTCACGTGGGTCGATGACGACGGCAGCGTCTATGAGACCGAAAAGAAAATCAAGGTTGAGTAG
- the soxY gene encoding thiosulfate oxidation carrier protein SoxY — protein MTLTRRQALGLTAGTAAFLALSPRLTFAATSDTEAAIKAFTGGASPTAGTVSLDTPEIAENGNTVPVGVSVDSPMTSDNYVASVLILADGNPNPAVATFHFSAMSGAAEAKTRIRLAKTQNVIAVAKMSDGSTFMDTKEVKVTIGGCGG, from the coding sequence ATGACACTCACACGACGCCAGGCCCTCGGCCTGACCGCAGGAACGGCGGCCTTTCTGGCACTAAGCCCGCGCCTCACCTTTGCGGCGACCTCTGACACGGAAGCTGCCATCAAGGCGTTCACCGGCGGAGCCTCCCCGACTGCAGGAACAGTGTCCCTCGACACGCCTGAAATCGCGGAAAACGGCAACACCGTTCCGGTCGGCGTTTCTGTCGACAGCCCGATGACATCTGACAACTATGTGGCTTCGGTTCTGATCCTGGCCGATGGCAACCCGAACCCGGCTGTTGCTACGTTCCACTTCTCTGCAATGAGCGGAGCTGCAGAAGCTAAAACCCGAATCCGGTTGGCCAAGACGCAGAACGTCATTGCAGTCGCAAAAATGAGCGACGGATCAACCTTCATGGACACCAAAGAAGTCAAGGTCACCATTGGCGGCTGCGGCGGCTAA
- the soxX gene encoding sulfur oxidation c-type cytochrome SoxX, whose amino-acid sequence MTQGARIWGAAFAICLAGTISASPLHAETVAPTDVNIVDMEAKTSLTGKPGDPVAGRETFANRKKGNCLACHVNADLGELLFHGEVGPELNGVADRWSTEELRAIVVDSKQVFGDHTIMPGFYTTSLGDRIAEKFTGKTILSAQEVEDVVAYLLTLKEN is encoded by the coding sequence ATGACCCAGGGCGCAAGAATTTGGGGCGCTGCTTTTGCAATCTGCTTGGCCGGAACGATTTCCGCAAGCCCATTGCACGCAGAAACAGTTGCCCCGACTGATGTCAACATTGTCGACATGGAAGCCAAAACATCGCTGACCGGAAAACCGGGTGATCCGGTTGCGGGACGCGAAACTTTCGCCAACCGGAAGAAAGGCAATTGCCTTGCCTGCCACGTGAATGCAGATCTTGGCGAGTTGCTGTTCCACGGCGAAGTCGGCCCGGAACTAAATGGCGTCGCCGACCGTTGGAGCACTGAAGAGCTGCGCGCGATCGTTGTCGACAGCAAACAGGTCTTTGGCGACCACACCATCATGCCAGGTTTTTACACCACATCCCTAGGCGACCGTATTGCGGAAAAATTCACCGGTAAGACGATCCTTTCGGCTCAGGAAGTCGAAGATGTGGTCGCCTACCTGCTGACCCTTAAAGAGAACTGA
- a CDS encoding thioredoxin family protein gives MRAITKSVLAAAFVLAGICSSSAATVGEDGLHKQPWFTVTFKDMAEDIETAAAEDKRLAIVFEQRGCIYCRKMHETILSDPEVADYIKANFMVVQYNMFGDEEVIDLNGDELTEKTAARKWGYVFTPTIVFLPETAPEDGTTAESAVATMPGSFGKWTFLNMFRWVKEKGYESDEHFQKYHARIINELREQGRLSEN, from the coding sequence ATGCGTGCAATTACAAAATCGGTCTTGGCGGCGGCCTTTGTTTTGGCTGGTATTTGTTCCAGCAGTGCCGCGACGGTTGGCGAAGACGGCTTGCACAAGCAGCCGTGGTTCACAGTTACCTTCAAAGACATGGCCGAAGACATCGAAACAGCTGCAGCAGAGGATAAACGCCTGGCTATCGTCTTTGAGCAGCGCGGTTGTATTTATTGCCGGAAAATGCATGAAACAATCCTGAGCGATCCGGAAGTGGCCGACTACATCAAGGCCAATTTCATGGTCGTCCAATACAACATGTTCGGCGACGAAGAGGTCATTGATCTGAATGGTGATGAACTCACCGAAAAGACCGCCGCCCGCAAATGGGGCTACGTTTTCACACCCACAATTGTCTTTTTGCCCGAGACTGCTCCGGAAGATGGAACAACAGCAGAATCGGCAGTCGCGACCATGCCAGGCTCCTTCGGCAAGTGGACTTTTTTGAATATGTTCCGCTGGGTGAAAGAAAAAGGCTATGAAAGCGACGAGCACTTTCAGAAGTATCATGCCCGTATTATCAATGAGTTACGGGAACAAGGCCGCCTTTCGGAAAACTGA
- a CDS encoding cytochrome c biogenesis CcdA family protein yields MLEVSLGAAFLAGLLSFVSPCVLPIVPPYLCYLAGVSVDELKGEAATSDTGRRIILAAIAFVFGFSVVFVALGATASVIGQSIARYYDVLSYIAGTIIIVMGLHFLGVFRIGLLFREARVHVESKPAGLVGAFIMGLAFAFGWTPCVGPVLAAILFVAGSSDTIWNGAGLLAIYALGLGLPFILAAAFASRFLDWASRFRKHMGLIEKIMGGLLVLTGILFITGQMSAIAFWLLETFPVFSKIG; encoded by the coding sequence ATGCTGGAAGTCTCATTAGGTGCAGCCTTTCTGGCTGGGCTTCTATCTTTTGTCTCCCCGTGCGTGTTGCCCATCGTACCGCCATATCTGTGTTATCTCGCTGGCGTCAGTGTTGACGAGTTAAAAGGCGAAGCGGCCACATCGGATACCGGACGGCGGATTATTCTGGCTGCCATCGCCTTTGTTTTTGGCTTTTCCGTTGTGTTTGTCGCCTTGGGGGCAACGGCCAGCGTCATTGGCCAGTCCATCGCCCGCTACTACGATGTTTTGTCCTATATCGCGGGAACCATCATCATTGTGATGGGCCTACATTTCCTGGGCGTATTCCGGATTGGGCTGTTGTTCCGCGAGGCGCGTGTTCACGTGGAAAGCAAACCTGCCGGACTGGTCGGCGCTTTCATCATGGGACTGGCCTTCGCCTTTGGCTGGACGCCCTGTGTCGGCCCCGTATTAGCCGCAATCCTGTTTGTTGCGGGGTCTTCCGACACTATTTGGAACGGCGCCGGGCTTCTAGCCATATATGCGCTCGGGCTTGGTCTGCCATTTATCCTGGCAGCAGCGTTTGCCAGCCGTTTTCTCGACTGGGCCAGCCGGTTCCGCAAACACATGGGGCTTATTGAAAAAATCATGGGCGGCTTGCTGGTTCTAACCGGCATCCTTTTCATCACCGGCCAAATGTCAGCCATCGCCTTCTGGCTTTTGGAGACATTTCCAGTTTTCTCGAAAATCGGCTGA
- a CDS encoding transcriptional regulator produces MIVRALNIPGIVVCFAIVLGISVASEKSEAAELVMLEQQGCAWCEVWNEEIGVAYPKTDEGKTAPLRRVDITDPWPEDLVKVQKEPLTPTFILVEDGEEVARLRGYPGEHFFWPMLSKMLDKLQEHEKSGS; encoded by the coding sequence ATGATAGTGCGCGCTTTGAATATTCCCGGGATAGTAGTCTGCTTTGCGATTGTACTAGGAATTTCAGTCGCTTCGGAAAAGTCAGAAGCTGCTGAACTTGTCATGCTGGAACAGCAAGGGTGTGCTTGGTGTGAAGTCTGGAACGAGGAAATCGGTGTTGCTTATCCCAAGACCGACGAAGGCAAGACTGCGCCCTTGCGCCGCGTTGATATTACGGACCCATGGCCGGAAGATTTGGTAAAGGTCCAAAAGGAACCGCTGACCCCGACGTTTATTCTCGTTGAAGACGGCGAGGAGGTGGCGCGCCTGCGTGGGTATCCCGGTGAGCACTTCTTTTGGCCGATGCTGAGCAAAATGCTCGACAAACTGCAAGAACATGAAAAAAGTGGCAGTTGA
- a CDS encoding helix-turn-helix transcriptional regulator — protein MNLPVFNKDMSTEDFDQLMGQARKASDLLKALSHEVRLVILCLLSEGEKSVSELEEILTVPQAAVSQQLARLRLEGLVQTRREGRMIFYSLVDDEVSSIISTLYDLFCRDVRSDQG, from the coding sequence ATGAATTTGCCAGTCTTCAATAAGGATATGAGCACCGAAGACTTTGACCAGTTGATGGGACAAGCGCGTAAGGCAAGTGACCTCTTAAAAGCGCTGTCTCACGAAGTTCGGTTGGTGATCTTGTGCCTGTTGTCCGAAGGCGAAAAATCGGTGTCCGAGTTGGAAGAAATTCTCACCGTCCCGCAAGCGGCCGTCTCTCAGCAACTGGCGCGGCTCCGGCTGGAAGGCCTGGTTCAAACCCGCCGGGAAGGGCGGATGATCTTCTACAGTCTGGTCGATGACGAAGTCAGCTCGATTATCTCTACGCTCTATGATCTGTTCTGCAGGGACGTGCGGTCAGATCAGGGGTGA
- a CDS encoding YeeE/YedE family protein: MTIMLPLFGVFAGCALGFVGRATHFCTLSALERHWYAGDSSGLRTWVLAAMVALIGTQVLVALGIANPAASFYLEPGFPWTGAILGGAMFGLGMALVGTCGFGAVLRLGGGSLRALVVLTVIGLAALAAQRGIVGLIRVPLVDDHIITFASAGSQSMGDIVSSWAGLDLRWLVALLIIGLGLGWVFRSKVYRGAFGKIASAVAIGLVIPFGWWATTFVAAQSFEPVQIEAGSFVVPVGDSILQLITYTGVWPDYGVGLIAGTLIGAVIAALWKRDIRWEACDDARELGRHILGGTLMGVGGVFAMGCTVGQGITGFSTMAISAPIVMLSMAFGARVGLAWLVEGSALAAFRRNHDAGHQHPAE, encoded by the coding sequence ATGACGATTATGTTGCCGCTGTTCGGTGTTTTCGCCGGATGTGCTTTGGGTTTTGTCGGGCGGGCGACACACTTTTGCACCCTGTCAGCATTAGAGCGGCATTGGTATGCCGGCGACAGCAGTGGCCTTCGAACCTGGGTTCTGGCCGCCATGGTTGCCTTGATTGGTACGCAGGTTCTGGTGGCGCTCGGTATCGCGAATCCTGCCGCTTCCTTTTACCTAGAGCCAGGGTTCCCCTGGACAGGTGCAATTTTGGGCGGAGCCATGTTTGGGCTCGGTATGGCCCTGGTCGGTACCTGCGGTTTTGGTGCAGTGCTGCGTTTGGGTGGCGGCAGCCTTCGAGCTCTGGTGGTGCTGACTGTAATCGGGCTGGCGGCACTTGCCGCTCAACGCGGGATCGTCGGTCTGATCCGAGTGCCGCTCGTCGACGACCACATCATCACTTTCGCAAGTGCGGGCAGCCAATCCATGGGCGATATTGTGTCCAGCTGGGCCGGGTTGGACCTGCGCTGGCTGGTTGCGTTATTGATCATTGGACTCGGCCTTGGCTGGGTGTTCCGGTCGAAGGTCTATCGCGGCGCTTTCGGCAAAATAGCATCGGCTGTTGCCATCGGGTTGGTCATACCTTTCGGCTGGTGGGCGACGACTTTTGTGGCCGCGCAGTCGTTCGAGCCGGTACAAATCGAAGCCGGCTCCTTTGTCGTGCCGGTTGGCGACAGCATATTGCAGTTGATCACGTATACCGGCGTTTGGCCGGACTATGGCGTCGGTTTGATTGCTGGCACGCTTATCGGTGCTGTAATCGCTGCACTCTGGAAACGGGACATCCGCTGGGAAGCCTGTGACGATGCTCGCGAGCTTGGCCGTCATATTTTGGGAGGCACGTTGATGGGTGTCGGCGGTGTGTTTGCGATGGGATGTACTGTTGGACAGGGCATCACCGGGTTCTCAACGATGGCGATCTCGGCGCCAATCGTCATGCTGTCGATGGCTTTTGGCGCCCGCGTTGGACTTGCTTGGCTGGTTGAAGGTTCAGCACTCGCCGCCTTCCGCCGCAACCACGATGCGGGCCATCAGCATCCAGCAGAATAG
- a CDS encoding MBL fold metallo-hydrolase: protein MAITSPDQLSRRTLLKTGLGLGVAAFAGIRPSFAMSDPIKLGANEVTVISDGNLSLPMNFLLPDRSAEEIEALFKPHGLPTDAATPDCNITVLRQDDRLVLFDAGAGANFQSSAGELLSGLDDAGIDPADVTDVVFTHAHPDHLWGILDDFDDVLYSEATLWVPQAEWDYWRADDTLAKTPEARKSFVVGAQSRFETMEDQVQMIKPGMEVIPGVEAVDTSGHTPGHMSFLIHGGSESVLVVGDAITNSVISFEKPEWNSGSDQDPQKGIETRKALLDRLATDQSRLIGFHLPNMGIGRVERSGAAYRFVAG, encoded by the coding sequence ATGGCTATCACGTCGCCGGATCAATTATCGCGCCGGACGCTGCTCAAAACCGGGTTAGGACTGGGTGTTGCTGCCTTTGCCGGCATTCGGCCATCGTTTGCCATGTCCGACCCTATAAAGCTCGGGGCAAATGAGGTGACAGTCATATCCGACGGCAACCTTAGCCTTCCGATGAATTTCCTTCTTCCGGACCGAAGTGCAGAAGAAATTGAAGCCTTGTTCAAACCGCATGGCCTGCCAACCGATGCGGCCACACCGGATTGCAACATTACCGTTCTGCGCCAGGATGACCGGCTGGTTCTGTTTGATGCAGGCGCAGGAGCCAATTTCCAATCCTCCGCTGGAGAACTTTTGTCCGGTCTGGATGACGCGGGAATTGATCCGGCGGACGTCACCGATGTTGTCTTCACCCACGCTCATCCAGATCATCTGTGGGGCATTCTCGATGACTTCGATGACGTCCTCTATTCAGAGGCCACGTTATGGGTTCCGCAGGCCGAGTGGGATTATTGGCGTGCAGATGACACGCTTGCGAAAACACCTGAGGCCCGCAAGAGCTTTGTTGTCGGGGCACAATCGCGTTTTGAAACCATGGAAGATCAGGTTCAAATGATCAAACCAGGTATGGAAGTGATTCCGGGCGTAGAAGCTGTCGACACATCCGGACACACGCCCGGCCATATGTCTTTTCTGATCCATGGTGGCAGCGAGTCTGTTCTTGTGGTTGGCGATGCGATTACCAACTCCGTGATCTCCTTTGAAAAGCCGGAGTGGAATTCCGGATCAGACCAGGATCCGCAAAAGGGCATTGAAACCCGCAAAGCCCTCCTGGACCGGCTGGCGACCGACCAGAGCCGCTTGATTGGGTTCCACTTGCCCAACATGGGTATCGGCCGTGTGGAGCGTTCAGGAGCTGCTTATCGTTTTGTCGCGGGCTAA
- a CDS encoding YeeE/YedE family protein, translating into MDLTYFLDRFSEPWVLTIGGFLAGALFGGFAQQSRFCLRAAALDFAHGVFGVRLSIWLFAFSAALLGTQLLVGVGEVQSQEARQLASPQSLSGAALGGIMFGVGMVLARGCASRLLVLSATGNLRALLSGLVFAVIAQASLRGILKPFREWLAGLWTTADIGGNDLIAHLGLSQTVVIAFALLWFAAGLAIAIRARTAPWQAFSACVAGFAVPLAWWFTSSVASQAFDPVQIEGITFTGPSADTLMLFLSPAHSALDFGIGLVPGVFAGSFVAALLTRELELQGFEGGRSMARYGTGAGLMGFGGMLAGGCAVGAGITGASVFAVTAWITLSAIWLSAGLTDYALNGRPVRNGQAGAAMETP; encoded by the coding sequence ATGGATCTGACCTATTTCCTGGACCGTTTTTCCGAACCCTGGGTTCTAACCATCGGGGGCTTTTTAGCTGGCGCCTTGTTTGGCGGCTTTGCGCAGCAAAGCCGCTTTTGCCTTCGCGCTGCTGCCTTGGACTTTGCTCACGGCGTTTTTGGCGTGCGGTTGTCGATCTGGCTGTTTGCCTTTTCAGCAGCACTTTTGGGGACCCAGCTCCTTGTCGGAGTAGGCGAAGTTCAATCCCAGGAAGCGCGGCAGCTGGCATCTCCGCAGAGCCTATCCGGGGCCGCGCTGGGCGGGATCATGTTCGGTGTCGGCATGGTTTTGGCGCGTGGTTGCGCCAGCCGCCTATTGGTGCTCTCGGCAACGGGCAACTTGCGGGCGCTTTTGTCCGGGCTGGTGTTTGCTGTAATCGCACAAGCCAGTCTGCGCGGGATCTTGAAGCCCTTTCGTGAATGGTTGGCAGGCCTTTGGACCACGGCCGATATCGGCGGCAATGATCTGATTGCCCACTTGGGTCTCTCTCAAACCGTAGTTATCGCTTTCGCGCTTTTGTGGTTCGCCGCTGGACTTGCGATTGCGATCCGTGCAAGGACGGCGCCTTGGCAGGCGTTTTCCGCATGCGTTGCGGGGTTCGCAGTACCTTTGGCCTGGTGGTTCACATCGTCTGTGGCAAGTCAGGCCTTCGATCCGGTGCAGATTGAAGGCATCACCTTTACCGGTCCGTCTGCTGATACGTTGATGCTGTTTTTGTCCCCGGCACATTCGGCACTCGATTTTGGAATTGGTTTGGTCCCCGGTGTTTTTGCAGGTTCTTTTGTTGCTGCACTGCTGACCCGCGAACTTGAGCTTCAAGGTTTTGAAGGTGGCCGGTCTATGGCGCGCTACGGAACGGGTGCGGGCCTGATGGGGTTTGGCGGCATGCTGGCGGGTGGTTGCGCTGTTGGCGCAGGCATCACAGGAGCCTCGGTATTTGCTGTGACGGCCTGGATCACGCTCTCTGCGATCTGGTTGTCAGCGGGGCTGACCGACTATGCCTTGAATGGCCGTCCAGTGCGCAATGGGCAGGCCGGGGCGGCCATGGAAACACCTTAA